From Rhododendron vialii isolate Sample 1 chromosome 7a, ASM3025357v1:
ACTGATTAGCAGGATCATCCACCAAGTGCTGACAAGTGTAGGAGGAAATGGATTTTAGAAATTATAATTACTCAGAACGATGATTAGATTATTGAGTTTTCTATGCAAGTTTCTAGCTTAGTGTTCGAAAGAACTTTCATATGTTTGTCTTTACTTGTGACCAAGTAGGCAAGCAACAACTCTCCAGTCTATCTATACCAAAACCCTTTAGTTCCTTTCCTACAATTGATAAATAAAACCGAATGAATAAATAACCCAATCTAAATTTGCAGCAGTGCGTTCTTCTCTGAAGTTGCTTCAGATAAACAGATTATAAATGGAACCCATGCTTGTAATATACTAATTAAGTAAAAGCATTTAAATCTTCACCTTAGTGATTGAAGTGCCATAGTCAAATTTGTAGCGGTTGAAAGTTGCCATGAGCTGCGCCTTGCTCCTAAGACTTAAAATTCTAATGATTTCATCCTGATCTATTACCTCTTCTTTGATAGCATGATGAAGAGCCTTGGCCTCTGAATTtgctaatttttcatttaccTCATCACCATCATACCTATATGTGCCAACTAAGGCAACCAAAAGCTGAAGCAGAAACAAGATTATATAGAAGAGCATTAGCCACTTTTCAATATTAGAGATTGTTATAGTAGCTTAAGACGTGTCAGGACTCTGTACACATCAGAAAGGAAAGaataaattactccctccgtcccataatgtttgtccggtccgcaaaacaatgacgtaaaaataatacaatttttgcaagaaaaattaaaagtttttttaacaatttattagatattgatgagttcttttaatttatgaaaaaaaattgaatttttttttgagagaaatgcattatttttgagtccccgttttgcggactggacaaacAGTTTGGGACAACAAACTACATTACCTTGCGGAGATCACCAGAGGTATGGGCAGCCACGTCTTCTTCTATGGAATGCTTGTAACGAGCTTGGTAGGCTCGCTTCACAGCTAAAAGCTCTTCAGGAGAGTAGATGCATGAAAGTTCAGTGATCACGCGATGCACACTGGTTGACTGCTTAATGGCTACATTAGCTAAGACAGCATCTCGATCTGCTGGTTCCAACATCCATCGGCACACTGCTTTCTGTTTCCAAAAAGCGTTAAAAAAATCAGTCTTACCTAACACTATTTTCTGGATCAATCACTTATAGCAGGGATGTGAAGCCTGAGACATAAAAATTGATGAAATTAGTATAATATTAACAAGACTCAAATCTGTAAATATGCCCTGCCATGAAATTGGGATGAGAAGCATGAGACATACAAATTGGATGAAATTTGTATGATACTAACATGACTATGGATGCCTCACGTCCCTAAAATGCCCTGGTATCAAATGGTTGACTGTAGCGCAGGGGAGAAAGTTAAATGAGAAAAAGGACAAAAGCTATCTGGTTATCTTGTAATATCCTTTGCTTGATATGCCCAGTAATCAGTCCTGGAACACCAATTTTAGGCGATGGGAGTGCGCAACATGAATAGAAATATTCAAAACTTATGATAATGCCTTATCTTCCAAGTATCGAATAGAAAGTAAGTATTTAAAATTCCTATTCTAGTCCTCCATAACTAATATCATGTATAGTATTCCCCATTTATTAGACAAAAGTAGTGCCCAAAACAGAGATTATATCCACTCTGAGGACAAGCAATTTAATGGTCCAAGAATAATAACCTCAAACTCCCCTGTGAGCTCTGATTCGAGTCGCTTGACTAGATCTTCTTGATAAATCTCCTCATAGGCATACCTGATCAACTTCCTTTGAACTGCATTTCTATGGGCAATAACCGCAATTATAGTCTTCTCATTAGTTCCCAATCCTGGAAAAACATTAGGCACTTCTTAGCTTACATGATATGTTTTACAAATATGATGATAAAAACAACCGCCGGAGACGTTCAATTAAACTTCTCCTAGACGAATTAAAATGAAGAGGGAAACATGCTAATCTAAAAATAAATGAAGAAAGGAACCATATTACAAACTGATTCTGAAATCTCTTTGGAGTCTAAGTAAAAGAATCTGAGACCTTCAGTATGGAATATGGATCAATGCCATGTAGGTCTAAAGAGGCATTgttaccattcaaaaagaaaactcaagagTAACAAAACAGGAAAATGTTACACATGCCATTTTGTCATTCTCAAACCAAAACCACCCAATTCATTATTCATGAACTAGATTTATTTGGCAAATCCACTTGCAAAATTGACAGCACACTTGTAGTCACAAACGCAAACTaaagcaaacaaaacaaagccttaagtcccaatctcTTGTAGACACAAAAGCAGATCATGAAAATTAAAGCAATAAGAACCTTGAACAGCATTTCTGATAGCCTCAGCATCTGCAACAGGAGAAGGGTGCTCGGGAGCAATGAGAGTAGCCATTCCTGGTCTTTTCTTAGATTCAACCACAGATTACTGTGAAAGAAACTTATACCAACTTCGAAGGAAAACTGTTCTGGTTCCTCGTTGCATTGTTCTTTCACCTATTTATAATACCAAAAGACCTTACAAGTTGTAATTGTAAACATTTATGTTGAGTGCACAACCAACCTTTCTTATTTAAAGTATGAAGAGGACACAGATCAGCATATCTTTGCCAGTTTCACATTACAATAAAATTGATGGGTCGGAATTTGTCATCTTTTGGGTCCATGGTATTACTTCCTTATTTTACTACCAACAATAGAGTGGGAAATGTATAATagatattttgaattttgaattttaaaacttAAATGAGGAGTATGCTTAAATGACTGGGACACGAATACTACATTTAATAAGAAATTATTGCATGAATTGAAATTGTATTTaatgcttttctttttgtttccatGACTGGTAAAATGTTATCCATTAGTTGGGATGCACAGCCATGGAAACACATTAGAGTTTATTGTTTCAATGGATACAGAGGCATTAATGAGGATTGTGTATAAATGACTTTCTTTTTGTGCCAGATTCAACCACTACTATAATATGAGGAAGTAACAGCCCCCAACAATTTTAAATCAGGAAACTAATTAAGTTCATGACTATGGAGAATTATTATTGCAAACATAAAAGGCAAACTTATAGCCTAAGAAGCAAGGACATTAATACGAGAAAGGATgattacaaaattaaatcagGCTATGGACAAGGCAGGCACATGTGTCGTACGACAGATAAATATACAGGCTTCATTTTCCGCATATGATCGGCACACTAACACCAACCACCAacttttcgggaaaaaaaaaaaaaacaataattcaaCAAAGATCGTTAGTTAGATACCATTCAATGCAAATAGAAGAAGAGCAACAAAGAAAAGCAACTTACAATCTCACCAACCTCGTGAATGAACTACTTCAACTAGTCCAGAAGTCTATTATGAATGTGCAGAATGTAAATAAGAATCGTCATGTCCTAAGGCGTGCCAGGACACATGACACAAGTGTGCAATACGTCCCTAAAGGCTAAAGTGGACAAAATAAGCTCTCACGAGCGCGAGAGGCTAGGCCAAAGAACCATTTACAAAACCTGAGAATGTAAGGCAAGAGAAaggaagaaatcaagaaaagacaGAGTAAAAGAAACACAGTGCACTCCATTCCAGCTACCAATGTTCAGCCACTAAACTCTTTGCCTGAGTAGTGTAGAATCACCAAAAACTGAGGCCAGATAAATAACCATTGCAAAATATAAGTAACCTGTCTAACTTTCAATCATGATGGAATAACCTCTGCACGTTTACCTCAAATAAAAATCCATCATTGCCTAAGCAACTTAGGTGGTCCTTAGCATTGTGTAagaaattaagtttttttttttttgatcggcaaaggTACCTTTTTTTATTAGCACCTTgaaagaggagttgaactcctaaACTCCTTTCTCCTACACTTAAGGGCACTTCTGATGCCGTTTGGTCAAAGGCCGCTTGGCATGTAAGAAATTACGAAATTCAACATAGCTGGAATGATGTGAATACACCTACACTATGTAAGTGCAAATTTTTGGCTTCTTCTCTAGCTCTTGAGAGTCATCCATTTCAATTACCTCAACTTTTTTAAATATCTGCAAAAGCCGCTTGCAAGCTTCGTCACATTCAATAAGTTTTACATCAGGCAGTATAGTCCTTATTTACACACACTTTATGATCACTCAGTGACTGAAAGTGTCATCCATGGCAATGAACAGAACCTAGAAGCAAATATATGAAGTGGTAGTCCTCGTTAGCATTTTCTTGAAGTGTTACAGAGATGTAAAGACGTGTTTTAAGATCAAATAATGAGCCCAGGTAACATTTTGAGGCGGGTGTCCAATTCTCCATCAAATGCTTTTCTCGTTACAGAATATCAAACTTCATAATACCCTGGGTTGGCACACTGATAGTCACCACAGCAACAATTGTCTCAAGAAGCTCGACTCTCATCTGTGTGCTATTAATTACTATGTTGAAACTTCTTTATGGGGCTTTGCTCTGCCTTTAATTGAGCCCCACTTCTAAACAGGGGGATAGGTGCTCGATTAGTATGTCCAATGGCCGAATACCGAGTTACCAAAAACTATCACTTCATAAGAAATAACACTCGTAATCGGTAATCATAACTCTACTACTTATGGCGTCTCCCCTGCTCGTAACTAATCATCGAGATCAATTAATTCAAATTTCCAAATTGACTAAACCTTACTAATGAAAGGAGAATAGAAGCATACCGAGAGCCTTTACGCACACTAGATAACTTCCCATGTACAACTACTCCAACTGACAGCAACACAGCCATCACAGAAGCTGGCCGCGGTCGAGAGAGACCACCGTGATTCCGCCGCCGTCGGAAGCGGCGGAGCATTCCTCGCGGCGGCGGCGCGGCTTCTCCCGAGGTTTTGTCTTCAAATTGAGACGCCATTGAAACGAGACGCGTGGGATGGAAGCCATGACCAAAcgaaaatcaaaacaataagaATTAATACATTTATTTGGAAATCCTGAGGCATGAGGGACTCCGTGGCCCAATGGATAAGGCGCTGGTCTACGGAACCAGAGATTCTGGGTTcgatccccagcggagtcggTATCCTTAAATATCTCTTTTTTGGGCTCTATCGGGTTTCTGTAGTAGAAGGAAGGCACTTATTTGGAACCCAAAGACATGAatctgttcggtttggattttgaagaagGTTTTTTAGAATAGTGAGTAAAAAAAGATAgatgctgataaaaaaaaagtaaagagaaatagagtaaattTATTGAAGACTGTATCCAGAGATTTTGAAATCtacttttttcctctctttgcAATTTTTTCCCTCTTCCGACCACGGTACTTTCTGATGACTGATTATTGAGGACGTGGACGAAATATGTTGAGATGAGACCGACTATTAACTTTTGTCGAAAGAGCGGGGAGATTGTGTGATGTTTGTAATTGTAGACGTGTAATGTGTACAATGCTAAAATTCAAGGGTATGTTAGTACTAAATTTGAACGTCATTGCCATGACAAGTTATCATCCAATCTAAATATATGTATTAATGTGTTAACATTAGGGGTTTAATTTTAGCATCACAAGACAATGGGATTATCAACCCATTAAAGTTTTTAACATTAGGAGGAAAAAGTGCAACAAGATCCGTGGTGGTGGGATTTTACTAGGGCAACGTCCACTTTCACCCCGTGGTTATCGTCATGTACGGATATCTttctcatggttcaaaactgaccacataacctatctgtgattttgaaaatgtgcagatAGATCCCCTGTcgtcatgtttttcatttatattaatGGAAgtgtatctcacacgcctctagaatgtaatctgagccgttcataatgtattaaataaagaagagagtatctctgtaaaaaaacaTCTCGATCAGacatcaataacccagtgatctaatttttagtaaattcaaatttgaaattttaatttcataacaaaattgattcgaccattagttttttattttttcattgacttgaattttggcatagatgtagtacttgtcaaaatttataatatcaacggtttggattcaatttttggtataggggatgttgttgttaaatttaaaaaagaaaaagaatcaagggacatgatgagagtatatcggtcttttaatgttgtgccTGTTAATATAGATGAAAAACATGAAGGCAGatggtctatccgcacattttcaaaaccacaagtaggttatgtggtcagttttgaaccatgaagGGGATATCTGCACATGACGATAACCACAGaaggtcaaagtggactttgcccattTTACTGCTACTGGTTTACCCCATTGCGAGGACAAAATTGTAATCAAGCATACTTACATAGTTACATTTGTTGTGGTTCTCGCTGAGTGACAACATTGTTTGTGGGTCTCATAGCGCATGTGTGTTTGCACACTTGTATGTGTCCGTACAAAGAATTTAGCAACCAATGCTGatagcatccgcaatgtaataatcaaaactaaaaggttgctaaagttagaaatgtttgttcaaaaaagtgttcacattataataaccaaacttagcaatctcttaacaactcatcaaattttgacctttgaataaccaaacttaacaatttttacaaataaccaaaactcaataaccaaacccaataaccaaattcaaaactaaaaaattaaaaaacacctcacattagaatcgtctcatcgagacgaataatttggtgtggtcgggtgcgcgattagaactcgtttgcaattggacatagatgcattgcatTGTGggaggttttttttatagggatacaaaaataaccaatgtggagatcaagtttgttaggtttgactatgaactaaatggataatcaaatgctgacgtggcacattttgattatcgattttgattattcctattgcggatgctctaagagaaagtctacacacacatacaatctgtgcatagatttcattgtggggtccactacggatcccacacaaatcatccgagccgttcattaaatgtaaaacatttttttaagggttctcgtaaaaaataatctcaatcgatacctatagatactcgatccaatcatataatttttcattatctgaaaatctgaatgaaaagttagatgattggatgaagtacctataggtattggattgagtttattttttgtggggacccttgaaaaaatattttacatttaatgaacggctcggatgatttgtgtgggactcgtGATgagccccacaatgaaatctgcacagattgctgtgtgtgtagcagaaCTGCAATGCTAGTTCCACGCACAGTGCATAGAAATAGTGAAATACTTTCACACACTCCGAATGAGTTCAACGCCACACAAATACTTCCGCGAACACACACATGGGCACACTCCCAAAGCATGTGTGAGGGCACATTTGTCTTATGGTAGTTTGTGTGCAAGCAATTACGGGGTGTCAAGGGGTCCACTATCCACATGAGCGTATGTGTGAATATTCGTGCATTTTGTGAGTAAAACTAGTCTTGTTCTTTGATTTGGTTCGTCCCCAATACCAATTCTACTACCGCAAAAGCAACATATTAATACCGATAATAATATGATCTGCGCAGTgctctaagttttttttttttttaccacaaaTTAGGGTGAGACCTACATATTTTATCCTAATTTTTATACTAACAagtgatgaaaatgaaactaATATCACTTGACGGTGGCACAAAgatacaaaataatttttccaataTAGACTCCTcgttttgaaaaattatttaatgcTCATGAGGCATGGTTGAACatgaaaattttccaatatTAGACTCTTCGttttggaaaattattcaatgctcatGAGACATAGTTGAACATGAACTTGAGCCACTCAAATATGTGAGGTCCACTCCCAATGTGTCACTCAAGTTTGTACTCAACGCCTGGGAATCCGGAGATCCTATCGAGATAAATGGTCTGAACATACACTACAGGGTGCACTACCAAAAAATACCCTACAGACTTTCTAATTCCATTTAATGCACTAACAAGGAGTGCCCTACAGAATTTTCAATTCCATTAACTCCTACCCGTATAGTGTCGGAGTATTTTCTTTGGATGAGATGAACCCACAGGCAAAGTTGGTTCCTCGAGAAAGCGACAGCCAAGACAACGCCCACCACAAAACCCactattttcccaaaaaatgaaACCCAAATGACATTCGTCAATCCCAACAAATGAAATTCAAAtcttggagaaatttttgggtgtcgaCCGGGTATCACGTGAAGGTATTTGTCGATGATTTCAACTGTCTAAATCTATTTTAAACGGTCCAGATTtattctctccctcttttttgatcactctctcttatttttctttcttcaaaatcCGAAGCatccaaacaaaatttgaaCAACTGGGATCACCGACGAGTGTAACGCATGTGTGGCAGCGGCTCGGCACAAGAACGTCTCCAAATGTAACCCCTCCACAACAAATGAGGCTCCAGCTCCACCACTAAAACCAGATCGGCCCTTCCTCACCAGATCGGCCCTTCCTCACCACAACTTTAGATACGCCCACCGCCACCTAGACTGCGGGCCCCACCGCCCTAATCCCAAaccacgtttctctctctactttccaCCCGTAAAACGTGGAGTACTATTCGTTtactctgtttctctctctctctctctctctctctcttgaaacgTTGATGCGATCGTTCCTGTGAAATTCGGCGATGGTCTGGTCAGTTAGTGAGCGAGTGGTGGAATCTAACTTTGGTGTGGTCATCTGCTGCCGTTTCTTCTGCAATGTTTGATTGGAACGACGAAGAGGTAAGTCCGTAAatctttttggtttctttttttcgGTTGATGCAGGGTGTCCTGCCATCTCGGCCAGTTTGTGAGCATCTTGAATTAGAGTTTTTGGAATTTTAGGAATGGGGAAATGAATATTTAGGTGTTATTGGTAGTGAATTTCTTTGCCTTTAGAAGAACTGAAAGGCTTGCATGATTCTAGAGAGCTACTGTGTCCCGTCTGTAAAACGAGAATATAAAAAgtaatgcaaatttttttttggtaaccatTCGAATTTTTTGCGCTAGTT
This genomic window contains:
- the LOC131334751 gene encoding annexin-like protein RJ4 isoform X3, whose amino-acid sequence is MGSYLVCVKALGLGTNEKTIIAVIAHRNAVQRKLIRYAYEEIYQEDLVKRLESELTGEFEKAVCRWMLEPADRDAVLANVAIKQSTSVHRVITELSCIYSPEELLAVKRAYQARYKHSIEEDVAAHTSGDLRKLLVALVGTYRYDGDEVNEKLANSEAKALHHAIKEEVIDQDEIIRILSLRSKAQLMATFNRYKFDYGTSITKHLVDDPANQYLAAVHTALQCINNPKKYYEKVLRSALNKPWTDEDVLTRVIVTRAEKDLREIKDLYYKRTRESLDHAVAKDTSGDYKAFLLTLLGNQD
- the LOC131334751 gene encoding annexin-like protein RJ4 isoform X1, whose product is MATLIAPEHPSPVADAEAIRNAVQGLGTNEKTIIAVIAHRNAVQRKLIRYAYEEIYQEDLVKRLESELTGEFEKAVCRWMLEPADRDAVLANVAIKQSTSVHRVITELSCIYSPEELLAVKRAYQARYKHSIEEDVAAHTSGDLRKLLVALVGTYRYDGDEVNEKLANSEAKALHHAIKEEVIDQDEIIRILSLRSKAQLMATFNRYKFDYGTSITKHLVDDPANQYLAAVHTALQCINNPKKYYEKVLRSALNKPWTDEDVLTRVIVTRAEKDLREIKDLYYKRTRESLDHAVAKDTSGDYKAFLLTLLGNQD
- the LOC131334751 gene encoding annexin-like protein RJ4 isoform X2 is translated as MRVELLETIVAVVTISVPTQGLGTNEKTIIAVIAHRNAVQRKLIRYAYEEIYQEDLVKRLESELTGEFEKAVCRWMLEPADRDAVLANVAIKQSTSVHRVITELSCIYSPEELLAVKRAYQARYKHSIEEDVAAHTSGDLRKLLVALVGTYRYDGDEVNEKLANSEAKALHHAIKEEVIDQDEIIRILSLRSKAQLMATFNRYKFDYGTSITKHLVDDPANQYLAAVHTALQCINNPKKYYEKVLRSALNKPWTDEDVLTRVIVTRAEKDLREIKDLYYKRTRESLDHAVAKDTSGDYKAFLLTLLGNQD